The segment GTGGGCCAGATTGAAAGCCGTGGCCAGACCGACAACACCCCCGCCGATGATGACAGCTTCGGCTGTATCAACCATCGCTCTCACCGCCTTCAGATCGGGCGGCCAGCACGCCCAGTTCGACTCCTTCCAGCGGCGGCCGACTTACGGGCAGATCGATCTCCTCCTGATCCCGGTCGAGTTCCCGGGCCAGAATGGTCGAGATAAGCTCCAGGCAGGTGCGACCCTGGCAGGGGCCCATGCTCAACCTGGTTTTGCGCTTTATCTCCTCGACAGTGGTATAACCCTCGGCCACGACCTGTTTGATCTCGGCCAGAGTTATATCCTCACACCTGCAGATTATCGTCTCCTCATCCTCCTTTAGTCGTCGAAAATGTCTGGTCCGGGCCAGCCCGTTCTTTTCCACGGCCAACCAGACCACCGGCGTCTTCTGCGCACCCCGGTAGGTATTTACCCGCACCACCTCGGCCCGGGCTGTCTTTTCACCGGCGTGATCGAGAGCAATGACTTCCTCCCCCTCCTGCGGAAGCGGAGTGAATTCATAGGGAAGTCCTACCAGACCTTTATCCTCACTGTAAGTATAGTCCAGCACAAAAGCCGCCAGGCCGGGGCAGGCCGCAATACAGCGTCCGCAGCCGGTACAGGCTTCCGAATCCAGCTCGGGCAGTTCGTTTATATCTTCAAACTCATCGACTGCCTCCACGGGACAGGCATAATAACAGGGGTCGCAGGGGATTTCTTCGAAACATTCAAAAACGGCCACCGGCCCCTCTTCCAGCCGCTCCCGGGAAGGCAGCGCCTTATCGAGCTCAGCTTCTGCAGGAATACCTGTCTTTTTCAGCATCTTTTTTCCTCCTCAAACGGGCGATACCCTCTCTGATTTCGGAACTTATCGGTCCGCCGCGCAGCTCCTCCAGGCCAGACCGGGCCTGCCTGCGGCCTGCGCGAGCTTTTTCGATGGCCCCGGAAAACCGGTCGGTCGGACCGCTCTTTTTTTGGAAAACATCTTCCGCTGCCCGGGCAGCAGACAGCTCTCCCTCCAAAATGGCCGCAGTGGCCTCTTCAACTCCCGCGGCATCCCCGGCTACGAAGACCATCTCGCGGCTGGTCCTCAGCGAGGAATCACGCCAGGGAACGTCCCCACCCAGAAGCGGAGAATAAACCATCTCACAGCCGGCCTGTACAGCCAGATCAACCTGGGGAGAAAGCCCCACCGCCAGGCAGATGGTGTCGACCTCCAGCTCGCGCTCGGTTCCCGGTTCCGGCTGCCAGTTCTCATCTATCTCCTGAATTACCGCACCCTCGACCTCCTGTTCTCCTCTGGCTCGAATGAGGGTATGGCGCGTCAGAACAGGCACTCCACAGCGCCTTATCTTGGTGGCATGAACGGCATAACCGCCCACTTTGTTTTCCGCTTCGACCACAGCTGCCACTCCAATATCAGCCTGCAGAAGCTGATAGGCGACGATCAGACCTATATTGCCCCCGCCGACCATCAAAACGTTTTCACCGGGACGAATCCCGTACTGATTCATCAGTGTCTGCACAGCTCCAGCTCCGTAAACTCCCGGCAGATCATTGCCCGGAAAGGCCAGCATTTTTTCCGAGGCCCCGGGAGCTAATATCAACCGCTCCGGCTTCAGCCTCTTCATTTTTTCACCGTCTGTGTAGGTCAGAACATCATCCTCATAAAAACCCTGGGCCGGCGAACCCAGCAGAATATCTACCTCATCTTTTTGGGAAAGTTGCTGACGAAAATGTTCGGCTATCTCAATGCCGCGCATTCCGGCATACTCATCATGAGCGCCGAAAAATTTATGGGTCTGCTTTACCAGCTGCCCGCCCAGAAAATCATCGCGCTCGAGCAAGACAATATCTTCCAGCCCCAGCTCAGCAGCTTTGAGCGCGGCCGCCAGACCGGCCGGTCCTCCGCCGACGATGGCCAGATTGCACTCTCTCAACGACTATCACCTCTATTCTCTCTCTGCTCTTCAACCACCATGCCCTCCTCGACCCTGGTGACGCAGGTTTTGACATTGCGGCGCCCGTCGACGATCATATAACAGGACGAGCAGTTGCCGATGGCGCAAAAAAAGCCGCGGGGACGATCATGGTGAAGGCTCTTTTTAAGCTCTCTGACCCCGGCAGCATGGAGCGCTGCTGCTATGGTCTCTCCGCGATAGGCCTCTATCTCCTCATCCTCATAATAAAATGTGATCTTATCCTTCTCCGCCCGCTCAAAATCCAGCACCGGATGATCTTCTATTCTCATATCTATAACACACCCCTTTTCCCGATCCCGCCTCAGCAGTGTTAAATCAGCATCAGCAGCTTCAGCTCCGCTGCAGATGCCCGGTTAAAAAGCTCTATAAGTAAAATTAAATATTAAAACGGAAAAACCTTGTTGAAGAATGAAAATTTTCGCAGCTGGAGATCGGATTCAGTTTATCGAAAAAGTCGACAAAAAGGTTTGGACATAGGGGGAAAATGAGTTATAATAATATTAAGCTGGCACAAATGATTATGGATACAATTATAAGCTGGCAGAGGAGGCATAAAACATGCTCGATTATGAAGGAATTGCTGAACTTTTGGGAGAAGAGGCTGAATTTCTGCTCGAACACGAGAGTACGACCTATCCCGGAGAAAAATTGGTGGAGCCAGGACCGGATGTGGTGGACAGAGTTTTCGCCCGCACAGATCGCTCGCCTCAGGTATTGAGAAATCTGCAGAGCATCATCGATCACGGCCGCCTGGGCGGCAGCGGCTATATCTCTATTCTGCCTGTCGACCAGGGTATAGAGCATTCGGCCGGCGCCTCTTTCGCCCCCAACCCTGATTATTTCGATCCCGAAAACATAGCCAGACTGGCCGTCGAAGGAGGCTGCAATGCCGTCGCCTCGACCCTGGGAGTTCTGGGCAGCGTTTCCCGACAGTATGCCCACAAAATTCCCTTTATTGTGAAATTAAATCACAACGAACTGCTCAGCTATCCCAAACGATATGATCAGATCTTCTTCTCAAGCGTGGAAAGAGCTTTCGAGCTGGGAGCTGCCGGTGTGGGGGCCACAATTTATTTCGGTTCTCCCGAAAGCAACCGTCAGATCCAGGAAGTAGCTGAAGCCTTCGAATATGCCCACGAACTGGGTCTGGTCACCGTACTTTGGGCCTATCTGCGCAACAGCGAATTCAAAACTGAGGAAGAGGATTATCACTCCGCTGCCGATCTAACCGGTCAGGCCAACCACCTGGCCTCGACACTTGAAGCCGACATCGTCAAGCAAAAACAGCCGGAGACGAACGATGGCTATCGCGAGCTCGATTTTGGCCGCACCGATGATCTTGTTTATGAAGAGCTGACCTCCGACCATCCCATCGATCTCACCCGCTATCAGGTGCTCAACTGCTATAACGGACGCATCGGCCTGATCAACTCCGGCGGCGCTTCAGGTGAAAACGATCTTGAGCAGGTTGTCAGAACCGCTGTCATCAACAAACGAGCCGGCGGTATGGGACTTATAACCGGACGCAAGGCCTTCCAGAAACCGATGGAAGAAGGTATAGAAATACTCAACAGCATCCAGGATGTCTATCTCTGCGATGAAATAGATCTGGCCTGATCGGCGGTCGGATTTTCATAGATGAGTAAAAAGCTTCTTTGATGCTCCAGCTGGATTTCCGGCCGGCAGCGAGCGCTGCCGGCCGGTTATTAGTTTTTATTTTTCTCGCGAAGATCACGAGCCAAAAAATAAATGATAATAATAGCTGGAAGATCCAAAATACCAGGACTGCAAACCCCTATCGGGAGATGATACCATCACAAAAAATACCGCCGAGGTAAAAATACCCCGGCCTCTTTACAGGGCCAGGATCATTGAGAGACCGAATCGCTTTGTACTCGACTGCAGATGCTGTTTTACCGAAAAAAAGCGCAAAATCTATCTGGCCGATCCGGGAAGGCTGCCGGAGATAGCCGTTCCCGACCGCATGATATACTACCATCCGGCCGAAAAATCGGATAGAAAAACAGAGGGCACGGCCGTGCTGGCCGCTGTTGGCGATACTCTGGTCTCGATCAATTCTCATCGGGCCAATCGCGTGGCCGAACTGGGCCTCAGAACGGGTGCTTTCAGCCAGCTCGAAGAATGGCAGCTGCAGAAGAGCGAGTTCAGCTGGGGCAGCTCTCGTTTTGATTTCCTGCTGAAAAGAAAGGAGATGATAAAAGAAGTTGAAAAAGATGATGAGAATCAAAAAGAAAAAGGTGAAAACCGGCTTCTGCTCGAGGTTAAAAGCGTCACCTGGGTGCGAGAGGAGATCGCCTGCTTTCCCGATGCAGTGACCAGCCGGGGACGGCGTCATGTGGAGGAGCTGATCAGATGGCAGCAGGAGACCGGGGGCAGAGCCATGGTTCTCTTTCTTCTGGGCAGGAATGATGCTGCCAGCTTCCGGCCCTGCCGGGAGATAGATCCTGACTTCGCCGACAGCCTGAAGTCAGCTCGGGATGCAGGCGTGATCATCTCCGCCTACAGATCCCGGGTCAGCTTAAGCGGCATCAGGCCGGGTGAAAAGCTGCCCGTAAACTGGCAACAGGAGTGAAAATATTGGCTGTAAGATATAAAGCGAAGTGATACTCGAAATTTTTCGAAACTCAGGTTGAGCCCATGGCCAAATAATAGTGTCCCCGGCTCAGGATATGCCGGGCTGAGCGTGTGCTCAGGGACAAGCTTTTGCGAAGGGAGCGCAATTTTTGGACGAAAACTTCACTTAAACAGAGGAAAAATTTCATTGTGAACGAAGCTTTATATCTTACAGTAAAACTAAATGAGGTTTTTTACACACCTTTTAACCAGCTGAAGACAGGAAGATCCACTACTCTTTGCCCTCGAGAAGCGGGACGAATCTGACCGGATTTAGTTTCCGGGTATCATAGCGCCCGCCTCCCGTGCGTTTGACCAATACCAGCTGCTGTTGAAATACTTTGCGGCTGATCGGAATTATCATGCGGCCGCCTATTGCCAGCTGTTTTTTTAAATGATCGGGGATTTTTCCGGCAGCCGCGCTGACTATGATACCATCGAAAGGGGATTTTTCCGACCAGCCCCGGGTTCCGTCTCCGTGCTTTATCTCCAGGTCATACCCCAGATCCTTGAGATTTTTTCTGCTCATCTCGACCAGCGAACTGCGGCGCTCCACCCCGTATACCTCTGCCGCTATCTCAGCCAGCAGGGCCAGCACATAACCGCAGCCGCTGCCGACCTCGAGCAACCTGTTATCGCCTTCCGGCTTTATCTTCTCCATCATATAGGCGACAATATATGGTTGACTTATGGTCTGTTCCTCACCTATGGGCAGGGGGTGATCCCGATAGGCCTTATGCCGGTTTTTTTCGGGCACAAATTCATGGCGGGGGACCTGTCTGAAAGCTTCGAGAATTTTTCCATCATCTATGCCCCGTCTTTTTAGCTGGTTTTCGATCATCTCTTCCCGGGCCTGCCGATACTTTTCTCGCACTGATCTCGCCCCTTTCTGATAGTTATTCATCCACATGATATTATTCTCAGAGCGAAACTCCTTCAGCTGAGGGAAGCAGTTTTCTCGGAGCCCTCCTCAAACTGCATCTCATAAAATCTATAATAGTCCCCGCCCCGGGCAACCAGTTCCTTGTGACTGCCTCGCTCCTTGATGCGGCCGTCTTCGACAAAAAGTATCTCATCTGCATCTACTATAGTAGCCAGCCTGTGAGCAATAACAAAGGTTGTTCGGTGCTCGGTCAACCGCTCTATAGCCTCCTGTATCAATTTCTCGGTCTCGAGATCGACGGAGGAAGTGGCTTCGTCTAAAATCAAAATCTGCGGGTTTTTCAAAAATGCTCTGGCTATAGATACGCGCTGCCGCTGGCCGCCCGAAAGCCTGAGCCCTCTCTGTCCGACCTGAGTATCATAACCTTCCGGTAGATCGTTGACTATAAAATTGTGAGCATTGGCAGCCCGGGCAGCTTCTATTATCTCATCTTCATCAGCCCCCGGTTTACCGTAGGCGATATTCTCGGCCACGCTGTCAGAAAATAGATAGTCATCCTGCATAACCATGGCGAAAGCACTTCTCAGCTCACGCACGGAAAAACCCCTGATATCGCTGCCGTCAATTCTGATCGAACCGGAGTCGAGCCCGTAAAGACGGGGCATCAGCCTGACTATCGTCGTTTTACCGGCGCCGCTGGGACCGACCAGAGCTATCGTCTGCCTGGGGTCAGCCGCAAAGGATACTCCTTTCAGAACCTGTTCTTCCTCCTCGTAACAAAAATTCACGTCTTCAAATTCGACTCTGCCTTCAAAGCTGGGCGGTTTGGGCACGCCGACAGATTCGCTTTCAATCTCCGGTGTTCTTTCCATATGCTTATAATAGCGCTCCATGCTGGCAAAAAAGCGGCTCAAATCCTCGGTCATGTGGACCATTCTCAAAATAGGAGCCCGGAACTGCTGAAGATAGGCATAAAAAGAGACGATAGTACCGACTGTGATCGTACCCAGCGCGGTGAGATACCCGCCAAAACCTAGCACAATCAGCACTCCCATGCTGTTTAAAAGCCGGGACCCGGGAAAGAGCAGACTGATATATTTTATGGCATTGAGCCTTTTATCGGTATGCTCCTGAGTGGTCTCCTGGAATCTCTCCAGCTCTTCCCTCTCGCTTACGAAAGCTTTGATAACCTTGATGCCGGCCAGATTATCCTCGAGCCTGTCGCTGATATCAGCTTTAGCTTCGCGGGTCTCGCGGAAAGCTTCGTGCATCCGCTGGATCAAAAGCCGCGAGAATATATAAAGAGCCGGAACAAAGATCAGGGTAACAAGCGTCAGGGAGACGCTCATATAGAGCATTATCAGCACGGTACCGCCGATGAGCACCAGCGAATTGATCACAGCTTCCGGGCCGTGATGTACGAACTCCTGCAGCTTGTTGAGGTCGTCAATTATCCGGGACATGAGTTCGCCGGTTTTCTTGCGATCATGAAAATTCATCGATAGACGCTGATAGTGCTGATAGAGATCATTGCGCATATCCCGCACGCTTTCCTGAGCTATGCGGTGGCCGTGATATATGGTGTGTTTTCGGACCAGCGCTCTGGCTATGAATATGACCAGAGCGGCTCCCACCAGCATCCCCAGGCGGCCGAAATTCTGGTTCGGAATGGCTTCGTCGATAATTTCGCGCATTATCAGAGGCGGTATCAGCAATAATACCGCAGCTACAATATGCAGAAACTGGACTTTGATAAAATCATTGCGGTAATTCTTCAGATGAATGCGATAAAATCTTCCCAGCATCTCTTTATAGGTATAATCATAATTTCCTTCATCACTGCTAGCGTCTTCACAAGCGGACAAATATATCCCCTCCTAAAATACAGGAAAGTTTCAATCCTGCAGAATTGCATTATACCATATCGACAGCATAACAACAAACAGATCAGATCCCGAACTCATCAGGAGGAGCCTCGCTGAGCCCAAAGTTATGCAGAATTCCCTGCAGAATTCTTTCCGAGGCTCTCCCATCCCCATAGGGGTTGGGACGGGAGCGCACCTCGCGGTGAAATTCATCATCTTCCAGAAGCCGCCCGGCTGTCTTGAGTATACTCTCTTTATTTGTTCCTGCCTTCAGCACTGTGCCGGCCCTTATAGCCTCCGGCCTCTCGGTATTATCGCGCATCAGCACAACCGGAACATCCAGAGCCGGAGCCTCCTCCTGAATGCCTCCCGAATCTGTCAATGCCAGCCGCGCCCGGGACATAAGAGAGATAAAATGACTGTAAGCCAGCGGTTCGGTGAGGTGGACGTTTGCCTGATCTTTGAGCAGAGCCTCTGCCGGCTTCTGCACGCCCGGATTTAGATGCACGGGAAATACCACCTCAACCCGCTCATATCGAGCTGCCAGTTCCCGAACCCCGGCAAAAATTTTCTTCATCTTCCCGCCAAAATTTTCGCGCCTGT is part of the Halarsenatibacter silvermanii genome and harbors:
- a CDS encoding class I fructose-bisphosphate aldolase is translated as MLDYEGIAELLGEEAEFLLEHESTTYPGEKLVEPGPDVVDRVFARTDRSPQVLRNLQSIIDHGRLGGSGYISILPVDQGIEHSAGASFAPNPDYFDPENIARLAVEGGCNAVASTLGVLGSVSRQYAHKIPFIVKLNHNELLSYPKRYDQIFFSSVERAFELGAAGVGATIYFGSPESNRQIQEVAEAFEYAHELGLVTVLWAYLRNSEFKTEEEDYHSAADLTGQANHLASTLEADIVKQKQPETNDGYRELDFGRTDDLVYEELTSDHPIDLTRYQVLNCYNGRIGLINSGGASGENDLEQVVRTAVINKRAGGMGLITGRKAFQKPMEEGIEILNSIQDVYLCDEIDLA
- a CDS encoding ABC transporter ATP-binding protein, encoding MSACEDASSDEGNYDYTYKEMLGRFYRIHLKNYRNDFIKVQFLHIVAAVLLLIPPLIMREIIDEAIPNQNFGRLGMLVGAALVIFIARALVRKHTIYHGHRIAQESVRDMRNDLYQHYQRLSMNFHDRKKTGELMSRIIDDLNKLQEFVHHGPEAVINSLVLIGGTVLIMLYMSVSLTLVTLIFVPALYIFSRLLIQRMHEAFRETREAKADISDRLEDNLAGIKVIKAFVSEREELERFQETTQEHTDKRLNAIKYISLLFPGSRLLNSMGVLIVLGFGGYLTALGTITVGTIVSFYAYLQQFRAPILRMVHMTEDLSRFFASMERYYKHMERTPEIESESVGVPKPPSFEGRVEFEDVNFCYEEEEQVLKGVSFAADPRQTIALVGPSGAGKTTIVRLMPRLYGLDSGSIRIDGSDIRGFSVRELRSAFAMVMQDDYLFSDSVAENIAYGKPGADEDEIIEAARAANAHNFIVNDLPEGYDTQVGQRGLRLSGGQRQRVSIARAFLKNPQILILDEATSSVDLETEKLIQEAIERLTEHRTTFVIAHRLATIVDADEILFVEDGRIKERGSHKELVARGGDYYRFYEMQFEEGSEKTASLS
- a CDS encoding (2Fe-2S)-binding protein yields the protein MRIEDHPVLDFERAEKDKITFYYEDEEIEAYRGETIAAALHAAGVRELKKSLHHDRPRGFFCAIGNCSSCYMIVDGRRNVKTCVTRVEEGMVVEEQRENRGDSR
- a CDS encoding NAD(P)/FAD-dependent oxidoreductase translates to MRECNLAIVGGGPAGLAAALKAAELGLEDIVLLERDDFLGGQLVKQTHKFFGAHDEYAGMRGIEIAEHFRQQLSQKDEVDILLGSPAQGFYEDDVLTYTDGEKMKRLKPERLILAPGASEKMLAFPGNDLPGVYGAGAVQTLMNQYGIRPGENVLMVGGGNIGLIVAYQLLQADIGVAAVVEAENKVGGYAVHATKIRRCGVPVLTRHTLIRARGEQEVEGAVIQEIDENWQPEPGTERELEVDTICLAVGLSPQVDLAVQAGCEMVYSPLLGGDVPWRDSSLRTSREMVFVAGDAAGVEEATAAILEGELSAARAAEDVFQKKSGPTDRFSGAIEKARAGRRQARSGLEELRGGPISSEIREGIARLRRKKDAEKDRYSCRS
- a CDS encoding (2Fe-2S)-binding protein; its protein translation is MLKKTGIPAEAELDKALPSRERLEEGPVAVFECFEEIPCDPCYYACPVEAVDEFEDINELPELDSEACTGCGRCIAACPGLAAFVLDYTYSEDKGLVGLPYEFTPLPQEGEEVIALDHAGEKTARAEVVRVNTYRGAQKTPVVWLAVEKNGLARTRHFRRLKEDEETIICRCEDITLAEIKQVVAEGYTTVEEIKRKTRLSMGPCQGRTCLELISTILARELDRDQEEIDLPVSRPPLEGVELGVLAARSEGGESDG
- the sfsA gene encoding DNA/RNA nuclease SfsA, which translates into the protein MPRPLYRARIIERPNRFVLDCRCCFTEKKRKIYLADPGRLPEIAVPDRMIYYHPAEKSDRKTEGTAVLAAVGDTLVSINSHRANRVAELGLRTGAFSQLEEWQLQKSEFSWGSSRFDFLLKRKEMIKEVEKDDENQKEKGENRLLLEVKSVTWVREEIACFPDAVTSRGRRHVEELIRWQQETGGRAMVLFLLGRNDAASFRPCREIDPDFADSLKSARDAGVIISAYRSRVSLSGIRPGEKLPVNWQQE
- a CDS encoding protein-L-isoaspartate(D-aspartate) O-methyltransferase, with the protein product MNNYQKGARSVREKYRQAREEMIENQLKRRGIDDGKILEAFRQVPRHEFVPEKNRHKAYRDHPLPIGEEQTISQPYIVAYMMEKIKPEGDNRLLEVGSGCGYVLALLAEIAAEVYGVERRSSLVEMSRKNLKDLGYDLEIKHGDGTRGWSEKSPFDGIIVSAAAGKIPDHLKKQLAIGGRMIIPISRKVFQQQLVLVKRTGGGRYDTRKLNPVRFVPLLEGKE